A genomic segment from Triticum dicoccoides isolate Atlit2015 ecotype Zavitan chromosome 1A, WEW_v2.0, whole genome shotgun sequence encodes:
- the LOC119318056 gene encoding suppressor protein SRP40-like codes for MIQERPDFKTLDPSDILERLNTHEFQLSEKRDIYGPNYGRTRALKAKAVSSSEEESDSSSNDPEDIGRELEMLVKKFQKFTKKKGFRKSSRSSSRNDEASAHDYKKKTCHKCKKTGHFISECPQWDNENRRKKKSKEYDSDDKKKKKYSKSSSKSSSKSSSHKKSSSGKARAFVGKEMDSEEESASEEAEVESEEESDFGIASLATTYVAKSIFNTEDNDCITDTDATDKNDSTPTYCFMARGAKVNTRTTRYQTSSDDDSDCDSKPSYKTLAKIA; via the coding sequence atgattcaagaacgtcctgatttcaaaacactcgatccatctgacatacttgagaggctcaacacacatgagtttcagctttctgagaaaagagatatctacggtccaaactatgggcgaactcgtgccttgaaggcaaaagctgtttcctcatctgaagaagaatctgacagtagttctaatgatcctgaagacattggaagagaacttgaaatgctagtgaagaagttccaaaaattcaccaagaagaaaggcttcagaaaatcttcacgatcaagctcaaggaatgatgaagcttctgctcatgactacaagaagaaaacatgtcacaagtgcaagaaaactggacacttcatctctgagtgtccacaatgggacaatgagaacagaaggaagaagaagagcaaggaatatgactctgacgacaagaagaagaagaaatactcaaagtcttcttccaagtcttcctcaaagtcttcatcacacaagaagagctcatctggcaaggcacgtgcgtttgttggcaaggaaatggattcagaggaggagtccgcttctgaggaggcggaggtggagtctgaggaggagtctgattttggcattgcgagtctggctacaacatacgtcgccaagtccatcttcaacactgaagacaatgactgcatcaccgacaccgatgcaactgacaagaacgactccactcctacctactgcttcatggcacgtggcgccaaggtaaacacacgcactactcgctatcaaacatctagtgacgatgactctgactgtgattcaaaacccagctacaaaacacttgctaaaattgca